From a single Serratia surfactantfaciens genomic region:
- the phnP gene encoding phosphonate metabolism protein PhnP — protein MQLTFLGTGGAQQVPVFGCDCLICQRARREPAFRRRACSAMLNYQGETTLLDAGLPALERRFSAGQIQRFLLTHYHMDHVQGLFPLRWGCGNSIPVYGPPDEQGCDDLFKHPGILAFQPPLAPFATVELGGMRITPLPLQHSKLTHGYLIQAAGASLAYLTDTVGLPPATADYLQNVALDLLVLDCSLPPQPQAPRNHNDLTRAQETQRLLQPKRTLLTHISHHLDRWLLDHELPAGLELAFDHLSVSLGSSAADPTPAP, from the coding sequence ATGCAACTGACCTTTCTCGGCACCGGCGGCGCGCAGCAGGTGCCAGTATTCGGCTGCGACTGCCTGATCTGCCAACGGGCGCGGCGCGAGCCGGCATTTCGGCGACGAGCGTGCAGCGCCATGCTCAACTATCAGGGGGAAACGACCTTATTGGATGCGGGATTACCGGCTTTGGAGCGGCGATTTTCGGCGGGGCAAATTCAACGTTTTTTACTGACACATTACCACATGGATCACGTTCAGGGGTTATTTCCTTTGCGTTGGGGGTGCGGAAATTCCATTCCGGTATATGGCCCGCCGGATGAACAGGGCTGCGACGATCTGTTCAAACACCCCGGCATTCTGGCGTTTCAGCCGCCGCTGGCGCCCTTCGCCACCGTCGAACTGGGCGGCATGCGCATCACCCCGCTGCCGCTGCAACACTCCAAACTGACCCACGGCTATCTGATCCAGGCGGCGGGCGCTTCACTGGCCTACCTGACCGACACCGTCGGCCTGCCGCCGGCCACCGCCGACTATCTGCAGAACGTGGCGCTGGATCTGCTGGTGCTCGATTGCAGCCTGCCGCCTCAGCCGCAGGCGCCGCGCAACCACAACGATCTGACCCGCGCGCAGGAAACGCAGCGCTTGCTGCAGCCCAAACGCACGCTGCTGACGCACATCAGCCATCATCTCGATCGGTGGCTACTGGACCACGAACTGCCCGCCGGGCTGGAGCTGGCGTTCGATCACCTCAGCGTCAGCCTCGGTAGCAGTGCAGCCGATCCGACTCCAGCACCCTGA
- a CDS encoding DapH/DapD/GlmU-related protein — MNDFAQPKIGDNVTLNRTRLGQYVHLADDAILEEVEMGDYSYTAGHNQIFYATIGKFVSIASYARINPGNHPTYQRIAQHHFTYRASEYGLGEDDAAFFDWRREHHVTVGHDVWIGHNAILMPGVSVGNGAVIGSAAVVTKDVEPYSIVAGVAAKKIGMRFDDVLIERIERSRWWHWDHATLQARLADFRDINRFAQQYL; from the coding sequence ATGAACGACTTCGCCCAGCCGAAAATCGGCGACAACGTGACCCTTAACCGCACCCGGCTCGGCCAGTATGTGCACCTGGCCGACGATGCAATCCTGGAAGAAGTGGAGATGGGGGACTACTCCTACACCGCCGGGCACAACCAGATCTTTTACGCCACTATCGGCAAGTTCGTCTCCATCGCCTCCTATGCGCGCATCAATCCCGGCAACCACCCGACCTACCAGCGCATCGCGCAGCACCACTTCACCTACCGCGCTTCCGAATACGGGCTGGGGGAAGATGACGCGGCGTTCTTCGACTGGCGGCGCGAGCACCACGTTACCGTTGGCCACGACGTGTGGATCGGCCATAACGCCATCCTGATGCCGGGCGTCAGCGTCGGCAACGGCGCAGTGATCGGCAGCGCGGCGGTGGTCACCAAGGATGTGGAGCCCTACAGCATCGTCGCCGGCGTGGCGGCCAAAAAGATCGGCATGCGCTTTGACGACGTGCTGATAGAACGCATCGAACGCAGCCGGTGGTGGCACTGGGATCACGCTACGCTGCAGGCGCGGCTGGCGGATTTTCGCGACATCAACCGCTTTGCGCAGCAGTACCTTTAA
- the phnN gene encoding ribose 1,5-bisphosphokinase: protein MARLIYLMGPSGAGKDSLLAALRADADHAPLVAHRYITRPADAGCENHIALSEPEFLRRRAKGLFALDWQAHQQRYAFGIEVDLWLLQGIDVAVNGSRAHLPQAQQRYGAQLLPVCLQVSAAILRQRLQDRGREGAEQIEQRLARAAEYQQSLPAGCRVLHNDGPLDDTLAALLALLPTTTRQTQDATP from the coding sequence ATGGCGCGGCTCATCTATCTGATGGGGCCTTCCGGCGCAGGCAAGGACAGCCTGCTGGCCGCGCTGCGGGCCGACGCCGACCACGCGCCGCTGGTGGCGCACCGCTATATCACCCGGCCGGCGGACGCCGGCTGCGAGAATCACATCGCGCTGAGCGAACCGGAATTTCTGCGCCGCCGCGCCAAGGGGCTGTTCGCGCTCGACTGGCAGGCGCACCAGCAGCGCTACGCGTTTGGGATCGAGGTGGATCTTTGGCTGCTGCAAGGGATCGACGTGGCGGTCAACGGTTCGCGCGCCCACCTGCCGCAGGCACAGCAGCGCTATGGGGCGCAGCTGCTGCCGGTGTGCCTGCAGGTCAGCGCCGCGATCCTGCGCCAGCGCCTGCAGGATCGCGGGCGAGAAGGCGCCGAGCAGATCGAGCAGCGGCTGGCGCGGGCGGCGGAATATCAGCAGAGTCTGCCCGCCGGCTGCCGGGTGCTGCACAACGACGGCCCACTCGACGACACCCTGGCGGCGCTGCTGGCGCTGCTGCCCACCACTACCCGACAAACTCAGGACGCGACGCCATGA
- the phnM gene encoding alpha-D-ribose 1-methylphosphonate 5-triphosphate diphosphatase produces MIVNNVKLVLDDQVVQGSLEMQDGVIRSFADGPSRLPQALDGDGGWLLPGLIELHTDNLDKFFTPRPNVDWPAHSAMSSHDALMVANGITTVLDAVAIGDVRDGGHRLENLQKMIDAVIHSQRAGVNRAEHRLHLRCELPHESTLPLFEQLMDKPGVSLVSLMDHSPGQRQFASREKYREYYQGKYHLNDQQMSKYEEQQVALSARWAAPNREAIAAHCRARRISLASHDDATAEHVAESCALGSAIAEFPTTEAAARASHQQGLQVLMGAPNIVRGGSHSGNVAAHHLAALGVLDILSSDYYPASLLDAAFRLAADERNAYDLPQAVRMITRNPARALDLQDRGTLAEGLRADLVLARPHGEHVYVQNVWRQGRQVF; encoded by the coding sequence ATGATCGTCAATAACGTTAAGCTGGTGCTGGATGACCAGGTGGTGCAAGGCTCGCTGGAGATGCAGGACGGCGTGATCCGCAGCTTCGCCGACGGCCCAAGCCGGCTGCCACAGGCGCTGGACGGCGACGGCGGCTGGCTGCTGCCGGGGCTGATCGAGCTGCATACCGACAACCTGGACAAGTTTTTCACCCCGCGCCCGAACGTCGACTGGCCGGCCCATTCGGCGATGAGCAGCCACGATGCGCTGATGGTGGCCAACGGCATCACCACGGTGCTGGACGCAGTGGCGATCGGCGACGTGCGCGACGGCGGCCACCGGCTGGAAAACCTGCAGAAGATGATCGACGCGGTGATCCACAGCCAGCGCGCCGGGGTGAACCGCGCCGAGCATCGGCTGCACCTGCGCTGCGAGCTGCCGCACGAGAGCACCCTGCCGCTGTTCGAACAGCTGATGGACAAGCCGGGCGTGTCGCTGGTGTCGCTGATGGACCATTCGCCGGGCCAGCGCCAGTTCGCCTCACGCGAAAAATACCGCGAATATTATCAGGGCAAATACCACCTCAACGATCAGCAGATGAGCAAGTACGAGGAGCAGCAGGTCGCCCTGTCCGCCCGCTGGGCCGCACCGAACCGCGAGGCGATCGCCGCCCACTGCCGCGCGCGCCGCATCTCGCTGGCCAGCCATGACGACGCCACCGCCGAGCACGTGGCCGAATCCTGCGCGCTGGGCAGCGCGATTGCCGAGTTCCCCACCACCGAGGCGGCCGCCCGCGCCTCGCACCAGCAGGGCCTGCAGGTACTGATGGGCGCACCGAACATCGTGCGCGGCGGTTCCCACTCCGGCAACGTGGCGGCGCACCATCTGGCGGCGCTGGGCGTGCTGGACATTCTCTCTTCCGATTATTACCCGGCCAGCCTGCTGGACGCGGCGTTTCGCCTCGCAGCGGACGAGCGCAACGCCTACGATCTGCCCCAGGCGGTGCGTATGATCACCCGCAACCCGGCGCGGGCGCTGGATCTGCAGGATCGCGGCACCCTCGCCGAAGGATTGCGGGCGGATCTGGTGCTGGCGCGGCCGCACGGCGAGCACGTTTACGTGCAGAACGTGTGGCGTCAGGGCAGGCAGGTGTTCTGA
- the phnL gene encoding phosphonate C-P lyase system protein PhnL codes for MTMQIRVEHLSKTFVLHQQYGTRLPVLHDANLTVHGGECVVLHGHSGSGKSTLLRSLYANYLPDSGHIWINHQGDWLDMVSADARQILAVRRHTLGWVSQFLRVIPRISALEVVMQPLLEQGVERAECRERAEALLAALNVPQRLWPLAPSTFSGGEQQRVNIARGFIVDYPILLLDEPTASLDSRNSAAVVQLIERAKARGAAIVGIFHDEGVRRQVADRLYDMQAPQALEAL; via the coding sequence ATGACTATGCAAATCCGAGTTGAACATCTCAGTAAAACCTTTGTGCTGCATCAGCAATACGGCACCCGCCTGCCGGTGCTGCACGACGCCAACCTGACGGTCCACGGCGGCGAATGCGTGGTGCTGCACGGCCACTCCGGCAGCGGCAAATCCACCCTGCTGCGCTCGCTGTACGCCAACTACCTGCCGGACAGCGGCCATATCTGGATCAACCATCAGGGCGACTGGCTGGACATGGTCAGTGCCGACGCGCGCCAGATTCTGGCGGTGCGCCGCCATACGCTGGGCTGGGTCAGCCAGTTCCTGCGGGTGATCCCGCGCATCAGCGCGCTGGAGGTGGTGATGCAGCCGCTGCTGGAACAGGGCGTCGAGCGCGCCGAGTGCCGTGAACGCGCCGAAGCGCTGCTCGCTGCGCTCAACGTGCCGCAGCGCCTGTGGCCGCTGGCGCCGTCCACTTTCTCCGGCGGCGAACAGCAGCGGGTGAACATCGCGCGCGGCTTTATCGTCGATTACCCGATCCTGTTGCTGGACGAACCGACCGCCTCGCTCGACAGCCGCAACAGCGCGGCGGTGGTGCAGCTTATCGAACGCGCCAAGGCGCGCGGCGCGGCGATCGTCGGCATTTTCCATGATGAAGGCGTCCGCCGACAGGTCGCCGACCGGCTTTATGACATGCAGGCGCCGCAGGCGCTGGAGGCCCTCTGA